The Streptomyces pratensis genomic interval GCCGCTCCGCCATCAGGGCGCGGATCTTCCGGTCGGCGTGCATCACCGTGGTGTGGTCGCGCCCGCCGAACTGGGCGCCGATCTTGGGCAGCGAAAGATCCGTCAGCTCACGGCAGAGGTACATCGCGATCTGGCGGGCCGTCACCAGGACGCGACTCCGGGAGGATCCGCAGAGATCCTCGACAGTCAGTCCGAAGTAGTCCGCGGTCGCCGCCATGATGGCCGGCGCGGTGATCTCGGGAGCCGAGTCCTCACCGCCCGGGATCAGATCCTTGAGCACGATCTCGGTCAGTCCGAGGTCCACCGGCTGCCGGTTCAGACTCGCGAAGGCGGTCACGCGGATGAGAGCGCCCTCCAGTTCGCGGATGTTGCGCGAGATACGGGAGGCGATGAACTCCAGCACCTCGGGCGGGGCGTTGAGCTGCTCCTGCACGGCCTTCTTGCGGAGGATCGCGATGCGCGTCTCCAGCTCCGGGGGCTGCACATCGGTGGTGAGGCCCCACTCGAACCGGTTGCGCAGCCGGTCCTCGAGGGTCACCAGCTGCTTGGGCGGACGGTCCGAGGACAGCACGATCTGCTTGTTGGCGTTGTGGAGCGTGTTGAAGGTGTGGAAGAACTCCTCCTGCGTTGACTCCTTGCTCGCCAGGAACTGGATGTCGTCGACCAGAAGGATGTCCACGTCGCGGTAGCGCTTGCGGAAGGTGTCGCCCTTGCCGTCGCGGATCGAGTTGATGAACTCGTTGGTGAACTCCTCGGAGCTCACGTACCGCACCCGCGTGCCCGGGTACAGGCTCCGCGCGTAATGCCCGATGGCGTGCAGCAGGTGAGTCTTGCCGAGACCCGACTCCCCGTAGATGAAAAGGGGGTTGTACGCCTTCGCGGGGGCCTCGGCGACGGCGACCGCCGCCGCGTGCGCGAAGCGGTTGGACGCGCCGATCACGAAGGTGTCGAAGAGGTACTTCGGATTCAGCCGGGCATGCGGCTCACCGGCCCCGGGTGGGGGCGCGGACTGGCCCATGGGGCCGCCACCGGCCCTTCCGGTGCCTGGACCGCCCTGGCGGTGCTGGGCCTGCTGGTCCTGCAGATCGTGGCGGTCACGGCTGTCCCGCGGCTGCTCGTAACCCTGGTGCTCGGGCGGCTGCGGACGGTAGTCGTGCTGCGGCTGCTGGGAGCGCGGGCTCGCGTACGGGTCGCGATCCTGGTAGCCCCCGTGCCGGGGCTGCCAGGAGAGGTCCTCCTGGGCACGGGGCCAGGCGCCGGGCTCAGGGCGGTGCTGCTGGTAGTCCGGGTAGGCGGGGCGGGCCGTCGGCATGCCGTCGTCCGACTGACGGGAGCCGTAGCTGTCGTACCCGTCGTTGCGCGAGGGCTCGTCGGGCTGGGGCCCCTGGTAGCGGTGGGACTGCTGCCCTTGGCGGGGCTGGCGCATCGGGGACGCGGGCGGAGCAGGCGGCTCACCGGCCGAATCGTCGACGGTGATCGCGATACGGATGGGCCGCCCGCACTCACGGGTGAGCGCCTCGCTGATCAGCGGTGCGAGCCGGCCCTCCACGACTCCCTTGGCATAACCGTTGGGCACGGCCAGCAGCGCGGTGTCGGCGACGAGTGCCAGGGGCTGACAGCGCTCGATCCACTGCTTGTCCTTCGGTTGGACGCCCTGCTGGCCCTCCCCGAGGAGTTGTTCCAGCACTCGCGGCCACACTGCGGCAAGATCGGCAGGTACGTCAGCCACAAGGCACGCTCTCTCGCATGTCCCACGAATGTGTGCTTCTCGGGACGGGATGGGTCGGGTCGGGTGAGGCCCGGCAGGCAGGAAGGAAAAGAACCGGAGTTCAGCCACGGTAGTCAGGCCGACCCGCACGGTTCAAGTTGTTGTCCACAGGCTGTGTACAGCAGGGGGCGGCGCGAAGCCGGTTTGACCCGATGGCGTAGCCGCGCGTACCGTGACCAGGTCGAGTTGTCGATGGCTGCTGCCGCCTGCCTCCGATGGGCAAACATCACGATCTGTGATTGTGAAGCGGTGCACTAAGGCGTTTACGCGAGTTCCTCGTGGGCGCACGGTGACAGCCAGGCGATGTCCCGCCAACACACGAATCATTTCTGGAGCCCCCGAGTGAGCAAGCGCACCTTCCAGCCGAACAATCGTCGTCGCGCCAAGACCCATGGCTTCCGCCTGCGCATGCGTACCCGTGCCGGCCGCGCGATTCTCGCGAACCGCCGTGGCAAGGGTCGCGCCAACCTGTCCGCCTGATCGCGGCCAGGTCATGACGTGCTGCCTACCGAGAATCGGCTGAGGCGGCGCGAGGACTTCGCGGCCGCTGTACGCCGGGGACGTCGGGCCGGACGCCCGCTACTCGTCGTGCATCTACGCAGCGGTGTTACGGACCCGCACGTGACAGGGGACAGTGCTCCCCCGCCACGTGCGGGTTTCGTTGTCAGCAAAGCAGTGGGTGGAGCAGTCGTTCGCACCGCGGTGAAGCGGAAGCTTCGTCATCTGGTCCGCGATCGGCTCGCTCAGCTGCCCCCCGGTAGCCTTGTTGTCGTACGAGCGCTACCCGGATCGGGTGACGCCGACCATGCACAGCTGGCCCGAGACCTGGACGCCGCTCTTCAGCGGCTGCTGGGAGGGGGTGCGCGATGAAGTACCCGCTGCTGGCTCTCATCAAGCTGTATCAGTGGACGATCAGCCCGCTCCTCGGGCCTGTCTGCCGTTACTACCCGTCGTGTTCCCACTATGGATATACGGCGATCGACCGGCACGGTGCGATCAAGGGAACAGCGCTGACGGCATGGCGCATCCTGCGGTGCAATCCGTGGTCACCCGGCGGCGTGGATCACGTACCGCCACGCAAACGTCCGCGTTGGCACGAACTGCTGCGCAGCTGTGTGCGTGGCGGCAAGGGCGGGGACTCCGCCGGCGATGTGCCTTCCGGGGGGTCGGTCTCCGAACCCCTGAGCCCGGCCACAGAGACCTCGCCCAAAGCTCAAGGAGCCTGATTAGTGGACACGATTGCCAGTCTGTTCAGCTTTATCACCACACCTGTTTCGTGGGTCATCGTCCAGTTCCACAAGCTGTACGGAGCGCTCTTCGGCGATGACACGGGGTGGGCCTGGGGCCTGTCCATCGTGTCCCTGGTGGTCCTGATCCGGATCTGTCTGATCCCGCTTTTCGTGAAGCAGATCAAGTCGACCCGGAACATGCAGGTGCTCCAGCCGAAGATGAAGGCGATCCAGGAGCGCTACAAGAACGACAAACAGCGTCAGTCCGAAGAGATGATGAAGCTGTACAAGGAGACGGGCACCAACCCGCTCTCCTCGTGCCTTCCCATCCTGGCGCAGTCCCCGTTCTTCTTCGCCCTGTATCACGTGCTCTCGTCCATCGCCTCGGGCAAGACGATCGGTGTCATCGACCAGCCGCTGCTCGACAGCGCACGTCAGGCACACATCTTCGGTGCCCCGCTGGCGGCGAAGTTCATGGACAGCGAAGAGAAGGTCGCGGCGCTCGGCGCCTCGCTGACCGACGTCCGTGTCGTCACGGCGATCATGATCGTGATGATGTCCGCGTCGCAGTTCTTCACCCAGCGCCAGCTGATGACGAAGAACGTCGACCTGACGGTCAAGACCCCGTACATGCAGCAGCAGAAGATGCTGATGTACATCTTCCCGGTGATCTTCGCCGTCATGGGTATCAACTTCCCCGTCGGTGTCCTCGTGTACTGGCTGACCACGAACGTCTGGACCATGGGTCAGCAGATGTACGTGATCAACCAGAACCCGACTCCTGGCAGCAAGGCGCAGGACCAGTACCTGGGCCGCGTGCTGAAGAGCGTGACTTCTCACGGCCAGGTGCGGGGCAGGACGCGGCGTAACACCGTGAAGGCGATCGTCGCCAAGGGCCCCGACCGCAATGACATCGAGCGCAAGTTCATCACCGGTCTGGGGAAGCTCGGCCTCGCCGCCCAGGACGACGGGACGGTGGCGAAGAGCGAAGCGGCCGTGCTCGAGGCCGAGGGCGGTGCCGCTCCCAAGCGCCAGCAGCCCAAGCGTCAGCCCAAGGCGAAGCGTCACACCGCTGCCACGCATCCCGGCACGGCGAAGGGCTCCGGCTCTCCCGCCTCGGAGTCCAAGACCTCGCTCGAGAAGCAGGACGCATCGCAGGACGACAAGCCGAAGGCGGCGGGCAAGTCCGCTGCGTCCGGTTCCTCACGCCAAGCCAAGTCCGGACAGCGCAAGGGCCCGCAGCGGCCCAAGCACCCGTCCAAGAAGTAAGAAGGAGTCCATCCGTGACGGAAGGCACCATCACCCCGGCCGCTGAGGGCAGCGACACTCTGACCCGCCTCGAGCAGGAGGGGGAGATCGCGGCTGACTACCTCGAGGGCCTGCTCGACATCGCCGACCTCGACGGCGACATCGACATGGACGTGGAGGCGGACCGG includes:
- the yidD gene encoding membrane protein insertion efficiency factor YidD, giving the protein MKYPLLALIKLYQWTISPLLGPVCRYYPSCSHYGYTAIDRHGAIKGTALTAWRILRCNPWSPGGVDHVPPRKRPRWHELLRSCVRGGKGGDSAGDVPSGGSVSEPLSPATETSPKAQGA
- the yidC gene encoding membrane protein insertase YidC, giving the protein MDTIASLFSFITTPVSWVIVQFHKLYGALFGDDTGWAWGLSIVSLVVLIRICLIPLFVKQIKSTRNMQVLQPKMKAIQERYKNDKQRQSEEMMKLYKETGTNPLSSCLPILAQSPFFFALYHVLSSIASGKTIGVIDQPLLDSARQAHIFGAPLAAKFMDSEEKVAALGASLTDVRVVTAIMIVMMSASQFFTQRQLMTKNVDLTVKTPYMQQQKMLMYIFPVIFAVMGINFPVGVLVYWLTTNVWTMGQQMYVINQNPTPGSKAQDQYLGRVLKSVTSHGQVRGRTRRNTVKAIVAKGPDRNDIERKFITGLGKLGLAAQDDGTVAKSEAAVLEAEGGAAPKRQQPKRQPKAKRHTAATHPGTAKGSGSPASESKTSLEKQDASQDDKPKAAGKSAASGSSRQAKSGQRKGPQRPKHPSKK
- the rpmH gene encoding 50S ribosomal protein L34, whose amino-acid sequence is MSKRTFQPNNRRRAKTHGFRLRMRTRAGRAILANRRGKGRANLSA
- the dnaA gene encoding chromosomal replication initiator protein DnaA, with product MADVPADLAAVWPRVLEQLLGEGQQGVQPKDKQWIERCQPLALVADTALLAVPNGYAKGVVEGRLAPLISEALTRECGRPIRIAITVDDSAGEPPAPPASPMRQPRQGQQSHRYQGPQPDEPSRNDGYDSYGSRQSDDGMPTARPAYPDYQQHRPEPGAWPRAQEDLSWQPRHGGYQDRDPYASPRSQQPQHDYRPQPPEHQGYEQPRDSRDRHDLQDQQAQHRQGGPGTGRAGGGPMGQSAPPPGAGEPHARLNPKYLFDTFVIGASNRFAHAAAVAVAEAPAKAYNPLFIYGESGLGKTHLLHAIGHYARSLYPGTRVRYVSSEEFTNEFINSIRDGKGDTFRKRYRDVDILLVDDIQFLASKESTQEEFFHTFNTLHNANKQIVLSSDRPPKQLVTLEDRLRNRFEWGLTTDVQPPELETRIAILRKKAVQEQLNAPPEVLEFIASRISRNIRELEGALIRVTAFASLNRQPVDLGLTEIVLKDLIPGGEDSAPEITAPAIMAATADYFGLTVEDLCGSSRSRVLVTARQIAMYLCRELTDLSLPKIGAQFGGRDHTTVMHADRKIRALMAERRSIYNQVTELTNRIKNG
- the rnpA gene encoding ribonuclease P protein component, yielding MLPTENRLRRREDFAAAVRRGRRAGRPLLVVHLRSGVTDPHVTGDSAPPPRAGFVVSKAVGGAVVRTAVKRKLRHLVRDRLAQLPPGSLVVVRALPGSGDADHAQLARDLDAALQRLLGGGAR